One Desulfovibrio aminophilus DSM 12254 DNA segment encodes these proteins:
- a CDS encoding asparaginase, whose amino-acid sequence MSRTGATTSKSSRDVVVFLTGGTIGMRRRADGPGVAPGGGLGELFESLLPVEGVRVRTVEWSDRPSPHMTPEDMLRLARDIDSALSERGVCGAVVLHGTDLLAETSFLLDIALTSTKPVVTTGSMRHMEEAGYDGQRNLLNSILACLAMPRSSEVLVQIADQLFTARDAIKLDSVSVDPLIGQRRGSVGRIAGSAVELTQDVRVKRPRLPFPVTGLARRVPLVTCYPGMGGEVLETFARCAGEGGLNGLVLEGFGAGNVPPGLVPAIRELRAKDIPVVLATRCVLGGVWPIYGYEGGAAQLVTLGVIPAGPLSGIKAQLLLKAALGSGCPPGDLEKVFR is encoded by the coding sequence ATGAGCAGAACTGGCGCTACAACATCAAAAAGTAGTCGCGACGTCGTCGTCTTCCTGACCGGCGGCACCATCGGCATGCGCCGCAGGGCGGATGGTCCGGGCGTCGCCCCGGGCGGCGGGCTCGGCGAACTGTTCGAGAGCCTGCTGCCCGTGGAGGGCGTCCGCGTCCGCACCGTGGAGTGGTCCGACCGGCCCAGTCCGCACATGACCCCCGAGGACATGCTGCGCCTGGCCCGGGACATCGACTCCGCCCTGTCCGAGCGCGGCGTGTGCGGAGCGGTGGTCCTGCACGGCACGGACCTGCTGGCCGAGACCTCGTTCCTGCTCGACATCGCCCTGACCTCCACCAAGCCGGTGGTGACCACCGGCTCCATGCGCCACATGGAGGAGGCGGGATACGACGGGCAGCGCAACCTGCTCAACAGCATCCTGGCCTGCCTGGCCATGCCGCGTTCGTCCGAGGTGCTCGTGCAGATCGCGGACCAGCTTTTCACGGCCCGCGACGCCATCAAGTTGGACTCGGTCTCCGTGGACCCGCTCATCGGCCAGCGCCGCGGCAGCGTGGGCCGCATCGCCGGTTCGGCCGTGGAGCTGACCCAGGACGTGCGCGTCAAGCGTCCGCGCCTGCCCTTTCCGGTCACGGGTCTGGCCCGGCGCGTCCCCCTGGTGACCTGCTACCCCGGCATGGGCGGCGAGGTTCTGGAGACCTTCGCGCGTTGCGCCGGGGAGGGCGGGTTGAATGGGCTCGTGCTGGAGGGCTTCGGGGCCGGGAACGTGCCGCCGGGGTTGGTCCCGGCCATCCGCGAATTGCGGGCCAAGGATATCCCCGTGGTCCTGGCCACGCGTTGCGTACTCGGCGGAGTCTGGCCCATCTACGGCTATGAGGGCGGCGCGGCCCAACTGGTGACGCTGGGCGTCATCCCCGCCGGTCCGTTGAGCGGGATCAAGGCCCAGCTCCTGCTCAAGGCGGCGCTGGGCAGCGGTTGCCCCCCCGGGGATCTGGAAAAGGTGTTCCGGTGA
- a CDS encoding GntR family transcriptional regulator, which translates to MSRPAPESVTAPMPLPFGEVRGTEKGRVYACLRDWILFSELAPGLRLNERELAERFGISRTPLREVLQLLSYQGLVVIRPRHGIIVAPVDEGIIRRTFEVRLPLEREVARLAALRATPDDAARLEELARLWAEAYASGDVEAVIRADDRFHNALAELAGNPVLLRARESLHNICLRYWFLIRHEYVLEPSSAEAHVRLAEAVTRGDAELAAVLQEEHVRGFARLLERE; encoded by the coding sequence GTGAGCCGTCCCGCCCCTGAAAGCGTCACCGCGCCCATGCCCCTGCCGTTCGGCGAGGTGCGCGGAACCGAGAAGGGGCGGGTCTACGCCTGCCTGCGCGACTGGATTCTCTTTTCCGAGCTGGCTCCGGGCTTGCGGCTCAACGAGCGCGAACTGGCCGAACGTTTCGGCATCTCCCGCACACCGCTGCGGGAGGTGTTGCAACTGCTGAGCTACCAGGGGCTGGTGGTCATCCGGCCGCGCCATGGGATCATCGTGGCCCCGGTCGACGAGGGGATCATCCGCCGGACCTTCGAAGTCCGCTTGCCCCTGGAACGCGAAGTGGCTCGGCTGGCGGCCCTGCGCGCCACCCCGGACGATGCCGCGCGGCTGGAGGAACTGGCCCGGCTCTGGGCCGAAGCCTATGCATCCGGGGACGTGGAGGCGGTCATCCGCGCCGATGACCGGTTCCACAACGCCCTGGCCGAACTCGCGGGCAATCCCGTGCTCCTGCGCGCCCGCGAGTCCCTGCACAACATTTGCCTGCGCTACTGGTTTCTCATCCGCCATGAATACGTGTTGGAACCCTCCAGCGCCGAGGCCCACGTCCGTCTGGCCGAGGCCGTAACCAGGGGCGACGCCGAGCTGGCCGCCGTTCTCCAGGAAGAACACGTGCGCGGTTTCGCCCGGCTGCTGGAGCGGGAGTAG
- the ispG gene encoding flavodoxin-dependent (E)-4-hydroxy-3-methylbut-2-enyl-diphosphate synthase has translation MQQTESPIIRHRTREVRVGSVGVGGDNPVRVQSMCNTDTRDVPCTTAQVRALAEAGCELVRLAVPDEAAAKALTAIRAQSPVPLIADIHFDHRLALAALAAGMDGLRINPGNIGGEAKVDAVVAAAKDRGAPIRIGVNSGSVEKELLARFGGPTPEAMAESALKHVAMLERRNFDQIKISLKSSSVLGTVAAYRLLARKVDYPLHIGITEAGTLVRGAVKSSVGLGILLWEGLGDTLRVSLTHDPVAEPGVAWEILRSLGLRARGPEIVSCPTCGRTEIDLIGLAQEVEDRLRGVTEVFTVAVMGCPVNGPGEAREADIGIAGGKDLGIIFRKGEVLRKVRGNDRLLPEFMLEIEKFLKERREESPCD, from the coding sequence ATGCAGCAAACGGAATCGCCGATCATCCGCCACCGCACCCGCGAGGTGCGCGTGGGCTCCGTGGGCGTGGGCGGGGACAACCCGGTGCGCGTGCAGAGCATGTGCAACACCGACACCCGCGACGTGCCTTGCACCACGGCCCAGGTGCGGGCGCTGGCCGAGGCGGGCTGCGAACTCGTGCGCCTGGCCGTGCCCGACGAGGCGGCCGCCAAGGCGCTCACCGCCATCCGCGCGCAGTCGCCCGTGCCGCTCATCGCGGACATCCACTTCGACCATCGGCTGGCCCTGGCCGCCCTGGCCGCGGGCATGGACGGCCTGCGCATCAATCCCGGCAACATCGGCGGCGAGGCCAAGGTGGACGCCGTGGTGGCCGCGGCCAAGGATCGCGGCGCGCCCATCCGCATCGGGGTCAACTCCGGCTCGGTGGAAAAGGAGCTGCTGGCGCGTTTCGGCGGCCCCACGCCCGAGGCCATGGCCGAGAGCGCGCTCAAACATGTTGCCATGCTGGAGCGCCGCAACTTCGACCAGATCAAGATTTCGCTCAAGTCCTCGTCGGTCCTGGGCACCGTGGCGGCCTACCGGCTTCTGGCCCGGAAGGTCGACTACCCCCTGCACATCGGGATCACCGAGGCCGGGACGCTCGTGCGCGGGGCCGTGAAGTCCTCGGTGGGCCTGGGCATCCTCCTCTGGGAGGGCCTGGGCGACACGCTGCGGGTGTCCCTGACCCACGACCCAGTGGCCGAGCCGGGCGTTGCCTGGGAGATCCTGCGTTCCCTGGGCCTGCGCGCCCGGGGCCCGGAAATCGTCTCCTGCCCCACCTGCGGCCGCACGGAGATCGACCTCATCGGCCTGGCCCAGGAGGTGGAGGACCGCCTGCGCGGGGTCACGGAGGTCTTCACCGTGGCGGTCATGGGCTGCCCGGTGAACGGTCCGGGCGAGGCCCGCGAGGCGGACATCGGCATCGCCGGGGGCAAGGACCTGGGCATCATCTTCCGCAAGGGCGAGGTGCTGCGCAAGGTGCGCGGCAACGATCGCCTCTTGCCCGAATTCATGCTGGAAATCGAAAAGTTCCTGAAGGAAAGGAGAGAGGAATCCCCATGCGACTGA
- a CDS encoding type II asparaginase, which translates to MRRAVVSWLFAVVFLCNAFVAQAADKHPGVTIYATGGTIAGSAESSTDTTTYQSGVLGVDVLIKAVPQLKDIADVSGVQVAKLNSPDVSQAVLLKLSKEIGKKLAEKGTHGVVVTHGTDTLEETAFFLDLTIKSKKPVVIVGAMRPATAISADGPMNLLQAVSAAVDRNAEDRGVLVVMNDRIGSAFYITKTNATTPDTFKAAEQGFLGTFVGDKAKFYYEPAKPVNKPHFDVSKLDSLPKVVILYSYQDEDVALLDAAVANGAKGIVFAGTGNGSLSKGMEDKVVELMGRGIPVIRSTRTGSGWVSDIDTGIPSGCFNAQKSRILLTLALAEGANMDKIKRYFGM; encoded by the coding sequence ATGAGAAGAGCAGTCGTGTCCTGGCTTTTCGCCGTGGTCTTTCTCTGCAACGCGTTCGTCGCCCAGGCGGCGGACAAGCATCCGGGCGTGACCATCTACGCCACCGGCGGCACCATCGCGGGGAGCGCCGAGAGCAGCACGGACACCACCACCTACCAGTCCGGCGTGCTCGGCGTCGATGTGCTCATTAAGGCCGTTCCGCAGTTGAAGGACATTGCGGACGTCTCGGGCGTGCAGGTCGCCAAGCTGAACAGCCCGGACGTGAGCCAGGCCGTCCTGCTGAAGTTGTCCAAGGAGATCGGCAAGAAGCTGGCCGAGAAGGGCACCCACGGTGTGGTCGTGACGCATGGCACCGACACCTTGGAGGAGACCGCGTTCTTCCTCGACCTGACCATCAAGAGCAAGAAGCCCGTGGTCATCGTCGGGGCCATGCGCCCGGCCACGGCCATCAGCGCCGACGGCCCGATGAACCTGTTGCAGGCCGTGAGCGCGGCGGTGGACAGGAACGCCGAGGATCGCGGCGTGCTCGTGGTGATGAACGACAGGATAGGCTCGGCCTTCTACATCACGAAGACCAACGCCACCACGCCCGATACCTTCAAGGCCGCCGAACAGGGATTCCTGGGCACCTTCGTGGGCGACAAGGCGAAGTTCTACTACGAGCCCGCCAAGCCGGTGAACAAGCCGCACTTCGACGTCTCCAAGCTCGACAGCCTGCCCAAGGTCGTCATCCTGTACAGTTACCAGGACGAGGACGTGGCCCTGCTTGACGCGGCCGTGGCCAACGGCGCCAAGGGCATCGTCTTCGCGGGCACGGGCAACGGCTCCCTGTCCAAGGGCATGGAGGACAAGGTCGTCGAACTGATGGGACGCGGCATTCCCGTGATCCGCTCCACCCGGACCGGCTCGGGCTGGGTTTCGGACATCGACACGGGCATCCCCTCCGGCTGCTTCAATGCCCAGAAGTCCCGCATCCTGTTGACCCTGGCCCTGGCCGAGGGCGCGAACATGGACAAGATCAAGCGGTATTTCGGCATGTAA
- a CDS encoding proline--tRNA ligase: MRLSRYYVPTLKEDPAEAEVVSHKLLMRAGMIRKLTSGIYTYLPLGLRALNKVAGILREEMNRAGAVEILMPSVQPGDLWKETGRWDFYGKELLRIKDRHDRDYCLGPTHEEVVTDLVRGEIKSYKQLPINLYQIQTKFRDEIRPRFGLMRGREFVMKDAYSFDKDEAGAEASYRAMFEAYTKAFQRLGLKFRAVQADSGAIGGDFSHEFMVLAATGEDTIAVCRDAKCGFAANLEKAKVNKPAGDCACAAACPALETVSTPGTHTVEEVCAFLRIEPKALIKTLLFDADGKAVAALVRGDRQLNEVKFKNLLKCNDLKLADEAQVRAWTGAPVGFAGPVGLKVEGVYADHELCCATDWVAGANAADAHVKHLSLGRDAKVAAFADLRVIEPTDPCPECGGPIDFTKGIEVGHVFKLGLKYSKAMQTTFLDENGKEQLMIMGCYGIGVSRIVASAIEQNNDDKGPIFPPSIAPFEVSLLSLGAKEPEVLDKAAELYEELRGMGVDVLYDDRDERPGVKFNDADLMGFPMQLVLGGKGLKAGIIEAKDRKTGERKELPLAGFGEAFAAWRKEIWRSWGLE, from the coding sequence ATGCGACTGAGCCGCTACTATGTCCCGACCCTCAAGGAGGACCCGGCCGAGGCCGAGGTGGTCAGCCACAAGCTCCTCATGCGCGCGGGCATGATCCGCAAGCTGACCTCGGGCATCTACACCTATCTGCCCCTGGGCCTGCGCGCCCTGAACAAGGTGGCCGGCATCCTGCGCGAGGAGATGAACCGCGCCGGGGCCGTGGAGATCCTCATGCCCTCGGTGCAGCCCGGCGACCTCTGGAAGGAGACCGGGCGCTGGGACTTCTACGGCAAGGAGCTGCTGCGCATCAAGGACCGCCACGACCGGGACTACTGCCTGGGCCCGACCCACGAAGAGGTGGTCACGGACCTCGTGCGCGGCGAGATCAAGTCCTACAAGCAACTGCCCATCAATCTCTACCAGATCCAGACCAAGTTCCGGGACGAGATACGGCCCCGCTTCGGCCTCATGCGCGGCCGGGAGTTCGTCATGAAGGACGCCTACTCCTTCGACAAGGACGAGGCCGGGGCCGAGGCCAGCTACCGGGCCATGTTCGAGGCCTACACCAAGGCCTTCCAGCGCCTGGGCCTGAAGTTCCGCGCCGTGCAGGCCGACTCCGGGGCCATCGGCGGCGACTTCTCCCACGAGTTCATGGTCCTGGCCGCCACGGGCGAGGACACCATCGCGGTCTGCCGCGACGCCAAGTGCGGCTTCGCCGCCAACCTGGAAAAGGCCAAGGTGAACAAGCCCGCCGGGGACTGCGCCTGTGCGGCCGCCTGCCCGGCCCTGGAGACCGTCTCCACTCCCGGCACGCACACCGTGGAGGAGGTCTGCGCCTTCCTCAGGATCGAGCCCAAGGCGCTCATCAAGACCCTGCTCTTCGACGCCGACGGCAAGGCCGTGGCCGCCCTGGTGCGCGGCGACCGCCAGCTCAACGAGGTCAAGTTCAAGAACCTCCTGAAGTGCAATGACCTCAAGCTGGCCGACGAGGCCCAGGTGCGGGCCTGGACCGGCGCGCCCGTTGGTTTCGCCGGACCAGTGGGGCTCAAGGTCGAGGGCGTCTACGCCGACCACGAGCTGTGTTGCGCCACGGACTGGGTGGCCGGGGCCAACGCCGCCGACGCCCACGTGAAGCACCTGAGCCTGGGCCGCGACGCGAAAGTGGCCGCCTTCGCGGACCTGCGCGTCATCGAGCCCACGGACCCCTGCCCCGAGTGCGGGGGGCCCATCGACTTCACCAAGGGCATCGAGGTCGGCCACGTCTTCAAGCTCGGACTCAAGTACTCCAAGGCCATGCAGACCACCTTCCTGGACGAGAACGGCAAGGAGCAGCTCATGATCATGGGCTGCTACGGCATCGGCGTCTCGCGCATCGTGGCCTCGGCCATCGAGCAGAACAACGACGACAAGGGCCCCATTTTCCCGCCCTCCATCGCGCCTTTCGAGGTTTCGCTCCTTTCCCTGGGGGCCAAGGAGCCCGAGGTGCTGGACAAGGCCGCCGAGCTCTACGAGGAGCTGCGCGGCATGGGCGTGGACGTGCTCTACGACGACCGCGACGAGCGGCCGGGCGTGAAGTTCAACGACGCGGACCTCATGGGGTTCCCCATGCAGCTCGTGCTCGGCGGCAAGGGCCTCAAGGCCGGGATCATCGAGGCCAAGGACCGCAAGACCGGGGAGCGCAAGGAACTGCCCCTGGCCGGATTCGGCGAGGCCTTCGCGGCCTGGCGCAAGGAGATCTGGCGGAGTTGGGGGCTGGAATAG
- a CDS encoding creatininase family protein: MKNVRLEEHNEYSFKEAKFDKLFLAIGSCESHGEHLPYGCDSFVSHQIALDLAQRVKNAVVAPPLWFGMSQHYRHQPMCLSLSDDTVIRAVGDLLESAAFWGIRKVLIVNGHDGNIAPIEIAARDFKVRHPDFSLAVLDAWWVTAGNLLPKDTFEVWDGLGHGGEGETSIGLSIFPQLCDMSRAKGDLPEMDANVKLIWNFQELTRFGASGDPTKATAEKGDKMRKVLVDYLVGFIERMDEQNWRYNIKK, encoded by the coding sequence ATGAAGAACGTCCGTCTGGAAGAGCATAACGAGTACAGCTTCAAGGAAGCGAAATTCGACAAGTTGTTTCTGGCCATCGGCTCCTGCGAATCCCACGGCGAGCATCTGCCCTACGGCTGCGACAGTTTCGTCAGCCATCAGATCGCCCTGGATCTGGCCCAGCGCGTGAAGAACGCCGTGGTGGCCCCGCCTCTGTGGTTCGGCATGAGTCAGCACTACCGCCACCAGCCCATGTGCCTGTCCCTGTCCGACGACACGGTCATCCGCGCCGTGGGCGACCTGCTGGAATCCGCCGCCTTCTGGGGCATCCGCAAGGTGCTCATCGTCAACGGCCATGACGGCAACATCGCGCCCATCGAGATCGCGGCCCGGGACTTCAAGGTCCGCCATCCCGACTTCAGTCTGGCCGTGCTGGACGCCTGGTGGGTCACGGCCGGGAACCTTCTGCCCAAGGACACCTTCGAGGTCTGGGACGGCCTGGGCCACGGCGGCGAGGGCGAGACCTCCATCGGCCTGTCCATCTTCCCCCAGCTCTGCGACATGAGCCGGGCCAAGGGCGACCTGCCGGAGATGGATGCGAACGTGAAACTCATCTGGAACTTCCAGGAACTGACCCGTTTCGGCGCCAGCGGCGACCCGACCAAGGCCACGGCCGAGAAGGGCGACAAGATGCGCAAGGTGCTGGTGGACTACCTGGTCGGATTCATCGAGAGAATGGATGAGCAGAACTGGCGCTACAACATCAAAAAGTAG
- a CDS encoding phosphoadenosine phosphosulfate reductase family protein has product MSSLSEKAAASRAALEGLLARAEPGRVAVAWTGGKDSTVALALWREVLESRGLGPLRALNLDTGLKFPEIIAFRDRLAREWGLELTIVRPEVDLSSYPVARDKVACCRDLKIAPLSRALREADIAVLITGLRGDEHAARAGLPFLEERPDPPHLRANPLADWTEMDIWAHILERGLPYCDLYLQGYRSLGCMPCTHLPTDPADERSGRDQDKERHMAELRSLGYF; this is encoded by the coding sequence ATGAGCAGTCTCAGCGAAAAGGCGGCGGCCAGCCGCGCCGCCCTGGAAGGACTCCTGGCCCGCGCCGAGCCCGGCCGCGTGGCCGTGGCCTGGACCGGGGGCAAGGACTCCACCGTGGCCCTGGCCCTGTGGCGGGAGGTCCTGGAGTCCCGGGGCCTGGGGCCGTTGCGGGCCCTGAACCTGGACACCGGGCTCAAGTTCCCGGAGATCATCGCCTTCCGCGACCGTCTGGCCAGGGAGTGGGGCCTGGAGCTGACCATCGTCCGGCCGGAGGTGGACCTCTCGTCCTATCCCGTGGCCCGGGACAAGGTGGCCTGCTGCCGTGACCTGAAGATCGCGCCCCTGAGCCGGGCCCTGCGCGAGGCGGACATCGCCGTGCTCATCACCGGTCTGCGCGGGGACGAGCACGCGGCCCGGGCCGGGCTGCCCTTCCTGGAGGAGCGGCCCGATCCGCCGCACCTGCGGGCCAACCCCCTGGCGGACTGGACCGAGATGGATATCTGGGCCCACATTCTGGAGCGCGGTCTGCCCTACTGCGACCTCTACCTCCAGGGCTACCGCTCCCTGGGCTGCATGCCCTGCACTCATCTGCCCACGGACCCGGCGGACGAACGCTCCGGCCGCGACCAGGACAAGGAGCGGCACATGGCCGAGTTGCGCAGCCTGGGATATTTCTAG